One genomic window of Caenorhabditis elegans chromosome I includes the following:
- the W05F2.8 gene encoding AGC-kinase C-terminal domain-containing protein (Confirmed by transcript evidence) gives MERRHKRISEGKKKRLIGEDDADDEWPEMPPGHRILTTEEHEMQRRKESKISQDVEMTEAFDLQKMREFFPANGDLLSSFPQDFLEDSGDGEVHEAAILSVFDDNSNSPPPCPIVVDTVPDDDDSLLFPRNS, from the exons atGGAGAGACGACACAAACGGATTTCCGAGGGAAAGAAAAAGCGTCTGATTGGGGAAGATGATGCAGATGATGAGTGGCCTGAAATGCCACCGGGACATCGAATTCtt ACAACCGAAGAACACGAGATGCAACGTAGGAAGGAATCGAAAATATCGCAGGACGTTGAGATGACTGAAGCG tttgatctacaaaaaatgcgggaattttttccggcCAATGGAGATCTGCTTTCCAGCTTCCCACAGGATTTCCTTGAAGACTCTGGCGATGGAGAAGTTCACGAGGCGGCCATCCTCTCCGTTTTCGATGACAATTCGAATAGCCCGCCACCGTGTCCGATCGTTGTCGACACTGTACCAGACGATGATGACAGTCTCTTGTTCCCAAGAAACTCATAA
- the W05F2.7 gene encoding Hyphal_reg_CWP domain-containing protein (Confirmed by transcript evidence) has translation MGSAQEIALSLLFLIASTSAQDCQSARLTATDVLETVQIYNNEYALEDDHITYEISTSPPSNSFDQISDSIRILLSNQSSCPETCTVTLNRYIDTFQGNQSTTLFFDTEHSFYLPSHYEKDNKTTFVCVSTNGSCGATVPVYRYYKISNGGVFHAYSFDQDVIYDGYNQEFLPICYAWELPTATVASRPTCGTLNFDIPPEALSNLNIYDNQLAGIERDHYYTTLPSTDSSLVTYNQTGVLGKVLTSSKSTACSCLVKLLQQFDNQTGYFHRLDHKLIAMGQESNRPYEEYEETGETVYCAKRLGDCGATLPLWKQFQFYDVDTMYTTDSTPIPMSYMYPQTPLCYIWPASYAPNASRIVTGTMAPAAPPVPTMAATFGDTGQTGVTLPGVTESTPSTLTTGATLPMGMTQSTPVTGATGSTDTMQPMGSTGMTPLTPVTGGTGVTLSTLMTQPTPFTPGTGATGAPGQPFTGVTMPVGSSGMTPPTPVTGGTGPTETTGVTMPLGSTWMTTPTPVTGGTGGTMGPMGSTGVTQASPVTGATGFTMPTGISQSTPAIGGTMGSTGMTLTTLVAGSTVVTPMTEATGAFLSAGSTAMTPSTQGTGATGVTMSTPGTMATGTTPMTPTVSVWGTNTPAVTPASPTTIRLADPGAVTPGLILPVTTPGSLVTNDPVMDTEAPFDLPTAETFTLSNFWLTTPSSAPSIVPSTPTISPAPLPTTGSSGGPDVTTPAPPVMVTGPLIFIIPTVIPSTMPTTPEPPTISSTFTPAATQASPATPTPQHVAQSAPTNSIIGGSLDSFTNPPIIAALISSSAASPPAVQSDIPHAVLTTVDPLTSTTGSTRSTEDPGIIWKAGDWISSTWHSVFGGSDKVQNVASPVSMNTFTTTPQPMGGLVGSFINSTGNFYNDTKAFIGNTINGVTNSNGSFIENKLDSTGDFLSNAWNSLTSNNSTGGGNGTWISGALNSTGRFLTNTWNLLGNCNGTAGNFVNNTQTWIGGAVDSTGDFLSNTWNSLSSNNTSGNSTWIAGALNSTGGFLTNAWNTIGSNNGTSGNIVNNTQTWIGGAVDSTGDFLSNAWNSLKSENSSSGAFVNNTQTWIGGQVDSTGDFLSNAWNSLKSDNNSTNSTQTWIGGALNSTGQFFSNAWNETKEHSGNIIDSSKTWISDKLDGDSATGSPISDPTVIPLAALPPLSPVGGVASVILPVVRSATEEPSKVEWNGGLISGPLSG, from the exons ATGGGTTCCGCGCAAGAAATTGCGCTTTCCCTGCTCTTTTTGATTGCTTCCACAAGTGCTCAGGATTGTCAGAGTGCTCGGTTAACTGCAACGGATGTTTTAG AAACGGTGCAAATCTACAATAACGAGTACGCCCTTGAAGATGACCACATCACGTACGAAATTTCTACATCGCCACCATCAAACTCATTCGATCAAATCTCCGACTCCATTCGGATTCTGCTCAGCAATCAATCTTCGTGTCCTGAAACTTGTACTGTCACTTTGAATCGGTATATTGACACATTTCAAG GTAACCAGTCAACAACATTATTCTTCGACACAGAGCACTCTTTCTACCTGCCCAGCCATTACGA aaaagacaACAAAACTACatttgtctgcgtctccacaAACGGGTCATGCGGTGCTACCGTACCCGTTTACCggtattataaaatttcaaacggaGGAGTTT TTCACGCTTACTCTTTCGACCAGGATGTTATCTATGATGGGTATAATCAGGAATTTCTTCCGATTTGTTATGCTTGGGAGCTGCCAACAGCGACTG tggcAAGTCGACCAACATGTGGAACTCTAAACTTCGACATTCCCCCAGAAGCCTTATCCAATCTGAACATCTACGATAATCAGTTGGCGGGAATCGAACGGGATCACTATTATACCACACTTCCCTCCACTGATTCATCTCTAGTGACTTATAATCAAACAGGTGTTCTTGGGAAAGTGTTGACTTCTTCGAAAAGTACCGCATGCAGCTGCCTGGTTAAATTACTACAACAGTTTGATAATCAAACTGGCTATTTTC atcgctTGGACCACAAATTGATAGCAATGGGTCAAGAATCCAACAGACCCTACGAAGAGTACGAGGAAACTGGAGAGACTGTGTATTGTGCCAAAAGACTCGGCGACTGTGGAGCCACCTTACCTCTCTGGAAACAATTCCAGTTCTATGACGTTG ACACCATGTACACCACAGACTCCACACCAATCCCCATGTCCTATATGTATCCACAGACCCCTCTCTGCTATATCTGGCCGGCTAGTTATGCTCCAAACGCATCTCGTATTGTAACGGGAACGATGGCTCCAGCAGCACCTCCAGTGCCAACAATGGCTGCAACATTCGGAGACACAGGCCAGACAG GTGTGACATTGCCCGGTGTAACCGAATCAACTCCATCTACCCTCACCACAGGTGCTACATTGCCTATGGGAATGACACAATCCACCCCCGTTACTGGAGCAACTGGATCTACAG ACACCATGCAACCAATGGGATCAACAGGAATGACACCACTTACTCCAGTAACTGGAGGCACTGGGGTGACACTGTCCACTCTGATGACACAGCCCACCCCATTCACACCAGGAACGGGTGCAACTGGAGCACCCGGTCAGCCATTCACGGGAGTCACAATGCCCGTAGGATCTTCCGGGATGACACCACCCACGCCAGTTACTGGTGGTACTGGACCCACTGAAACGACAG GCGTAACAATGCCTCTCGGATCTACCTGGATGACGACACCTACGCCAGTTACTGGTGGTACTGGAG GTACGATGGGACCTATGGGATCTACCGGGGTGACACAAGCTTCTCCTGTAACTGGAGCAACAG GATTCACTATGCCAACTGGGATCTCACAATCAACCCCGGCGATCGGGGGCACTATGGGTTCTACCGGGATGACACTAACCACACTTGTAGcagggagtactgtagttacTCCAATGACGGAGGCGACAG GCGCTTTCTTGTCTGCTGGGTCAACTGCTATGACTCCGTCCACGCAGGGCACTGGAGCAACAG GTGTCACAATGTCCACCCCTGGAACTATGGCCACTGGGACAACTCCAATGACTCCAACTGTCAGTGTCTGGGGTACGAACACTCCAGCGGTGACCCCTGCATCGCCAACTACAATACGGCTAGCGGATCCAGGTGCTGTCACGCCTGGCTTGATTCTTCCAGTGACCACTCCTGGCAGTCTTGTGACAAACG atcCGGTGATGGACACCGAAGCCCCTTTTGATCTACCCACTGCTGAAACCTTCACCCTTTCCAACTTCTGGCTCACGACACCGTCTTCAGCTCCGAGCATTGTCCCATCAACACCCACGATATCTCCAGCACCTCTTCCAACCACTGGAAGCTCTGGAGGCCCGGATGTTACAACTCCCGCACCACCGGTCATGGTTACAGGACCGCTGATCTTTATCATCCCGACAGTGATACCATCGACTATGCCCACAACACCTGAACCTCCCACAATCTCCTCCACCTTCACACCAGCAGCAACCCAGGCTTCTCCAGCAACCCCAACGCCTCAACACGTAGCTCAGTCTGCTCCGACTAATTCCATAATTGGTGGATCTCTGGACAGTTTCACAAATCCTCCAATAATTGCTGCACTCATAAGCTCGTCGGCAGCTTCCCCACCAGCAGTTCAGAGTGATATCCCACACGCGGTGCTGACAACAGTTGATCCTCTTACTTCAACTACTGGATCAACTAGGAGTACCGAAGATCCAG GAATAATCTGGAAGGCCGGTGATTGGATCAGCAGCACGTGGCATTCAGTATTTGGTGGGAGTGATAAGGTGCAGAATGTGGCGAGTCCTGTGAGCATGAACACATTCACGACAACACCACAGCCGATGGGAGGACTTGTTGGAAGTTTTATTAACTCGACGGGAAACTTCTACAATGACACCAAGGCGTTTATTGGCAACACAATTAATG GCGTCACAAACTCTAACGGAAGTTTCATCGAAAATAAACTTGACAGCACCGGCGATTTCTTGTCCAATGCCTGGAATTCGCTTACCTCAAATAATTCAACGGGTGGTGGGAATGGCACGTGGATCAGTGGGGCTCTAAATAG CACCGGAAGATTTCTAACGAACACCTGGAATTTGCTCGGAAATTGTAATGGAACTGCCGGAAACTTTGTGAACAACACTCAAACTTGGATCGGCGGCGCGGTGGACAG CACCGGAGATTTCCTTTCGAATACCTGGAATTCTTTAAGTTCCAACAACACAAGCGGTAATAGCACGTGGATTGCCGGAGCTCTAAATAG TACCGGAGGATTTTTGACAAACGCGTGGAACACAATAGGAAGCAATAATGGTACTTCTGGGAATATTGTTAACAACACACAGACTTGGATAGGCGGCGCTGTTGACAG CACCGGAGACTTTCTTTCAAATGCCTGGAATTCTTTGAAATCGGAAAATAGTTCCAGTGGCGCTTTTGTGAATAACACGCAAACTTGGATTGGTGGACAAGTCGACAG cacCGGAGATTTCCTGTCAAATGCGTGGAACTCGCTGAAATCGGATAATAATTCTACGAACAGCACGCAAACGTGGATTGGCGGAGCTTTGAATAG caccgGACAATTCTTCTCAAATGCTTGGAACGAAACAAAGGAACACTCTGGAAATATTATCGATTCATCGAAAACGTGGATCAGTGACAAGTTGGACGGCGATTCGGCAACTGGAAGTCCAATCAGTGATCCAACAGTAATCCCATTGGCAGCACTTCCACCATTAAGTCCTGTTGGAGGAGTTGCAAGTGTGATTCTTCCCGTCGTTCGCTCAGCAACTGAAGAACCATCGAAAGTCGAGTGGAACGGTGGATTGATCAGTGGTCCGTTATCTGGATAA
- the W05F2.3 gene encoding uncharacterized protein (Confirmed by transcript evidence), producing MRSLTLAVLTITACAAASTAKSVHHEPHRLDDKDSVEQVISEALKDIDASKKMIRMTVTMNDTADDSASNFFRDFEDTFSGMFNAIQNTHVPFFSSSESSLSPVAPKTNQTTEDLLTRTRNELQADIDSLRGHIVYLQADVRDWILSNENSQFKSVLLGAMSAIVVLIAYTVICKCCRRRSRLNHLAAFVNDGCSAQDSESLLPTKNTKRPRNYPSNSDEDI from the exons atgcgctCCCTGACACTCGCCGTTCTCACGATCACAGCCTGTGCTGCCGCTTCGACTGCAAAATCCGTGCACCACGAGCCTCATCGGTTGGACGACAAGGATTCGGTTGAGCAGGTGATCAGTGAGGCGCTGAAGGATATCGATGCATCGAAGAAGATGATTCGAATGACTGTGACGAT gaacGACACTGCCGACGATTCCGCTTCGAACTTCTTCCGCGACTTCGAGGACACCTTCAGCGGGATGTTCAACGCCATTCAGAACACCCACGTACCATTCTTCAGCAGCAGTGAAAGTTCGCTGTCTCCAGTCGCCCCAAAGACCAACCAAACCACCGAAGATCTCTTGACACGTACACGAAACGAGCTCCAGGCGGATATCGACAGTCTCCGCGGACACATCGTCTATCTCCAGGCCGACGTTCGTGATTGGATCCTTTCCAACGAGAATAGTCAGTTCAAGTCTGTGCTTCTCGGTGCAATGTCCGCCATCGTCGTGCTCATCGCATACACTGTCATTTGCAAGTGCTGTCGCAG ACGCTCTCGCCTCAACCATCTCGCCGCTTTCGTCAATGATGGATGCTCTGCCCAGGATTCTGAATCGCTTCTTCCAACCAAAAACACCAAACGCCCACGCAACTATCCATCGAACAGCGACGAGGATATCTAA
- the W05F2.8 gene encoding AGC-kinase C-terminal domain-containing protein (Confirmed by transcript evidence), whose translation MQRRKESKISQDVEMTEAFDLQKMREFFPANGDLLSSFPQDFLEDSGDGEVHEAAILSVFDDNSNSPPPCPIVVDTVPDDDDSLLFPRNS comes from the exons ATGCAACGTAGGAAGGAATCGAAAATATCGCAGGACGTTGAGATGACTGAAGCG tttgatctacaaaaaatgcgggaattttttccggcCAATGGAGATCTGCTTTCCAGCTTCCCACAGGATTTCCTTGAAGACTCTGGCGATGGAGAAGTTCACGAGGCGGCCATCCTCTCCGTTTTCGATGACAATTCGAATAGCCCGCCACCGTGTCCGATCGTTGTCGACACTGTACCAGACGATGATGACAGTCTCTTGTTCCCAAGAAACTCATAA